Proteins encoded by one window of uncultured Draconibacterium sp.:
- a CDS encoding TonB-dependent receptor, with amino-acid sequence MRIFIFSFFIVLLAQGIAQAQMHFATNDTIIIDEVVVTGTQVQVNRNNVPMAVSVVNRSQIEESDESALLPILNGRVPGLFVTERGVTGFGVAAGSAGQISIRGIGGSPTTGVLMLIDGHPQFMGIMGHPLPDSYVASDVERVEVIRGPASILYGSNAMGGVINIITKKQDADGFNGNGRITYGSYNTQKYMGSIGFKKDKFSLFLSGNHDQTDGHRSHSDFKITNGYLKLGYQISDHFEAEADFSVAAFDASDPGPDTLNASPGETIDILRGYGSFSLSNNFEKASGALKFFYNFGEHEITDGFHSNDHNYGLNLYETFRLFKGNNLTTGLDLMNYGGKAENTFAMGGQGLTFADTTITELGAYLFSQQNIGEKLIINAGLRYHHHSEYGSVWIPSIGFSNSFSPSTTWKGTISKGLRSPTMRELFMWGPNPNLDPETIWNYETGIVQAFYDRKMQVELTAFLVKGDNLIVNTGQPNGYQNTGEVSNKGIEFSLDAMPTKQLALNATYSYTNMKNPVYATPEHHLFLNASYRIKKLLLVANMQYISELDNDPTAVTNLESYSLLNAKASYNLTRNLKLYVSGENLLSTNYQVNRYYTMPEITVFGGLNLMF; translated from the coding sequence ATGCGAATATTTATCTTCAGTTTCTTCATCGTTCTCTTAGCACAAGGAATTGCTCAGGCACAAATGCACTTTGCAACCAACGACACCATAATAATCGACGAAGTTGTGGTTACCGGAACACAAGTTCAGGTGAATCGCAACAATGTACCCATGGCCGTTTCGGTTGTAAACCGAAGCCAGATCGAAGAAAGCGACGAGTCGGCACTTCTACCCATTTTAAATGGCCGGGTACCGGGATTGTTTGTTACCGAACGTGGCGTAACCGGTTTTGGTGTTGCTGCTGGATCTGCCGGTCAGATTTCTATCCGCGGAATTGGCGGAAGTCCTACTACAGGTGTTTTAATGCTTATCGACGGCCACCCGCAGTTCATGGGAATTATGGGGCATCCACTTCCCGATTCGTACGTAGCTTCAGATGTTGAACGCGTGGAGGTAATTCGCGGGCCCGCATCCATTCTTTACGGATCGAATGCGATGGGAGGTGTTATAAACATTATCACCAAGAAGCAAGATGCGGATGGATTTAATGGTAACGGACGGATAACTTACGGATCGTATAACACGCAGAAATACATGGGCTCAATTGGTTTTAAAAAGGATAAATTCAGCCTATTTCTGTCGGGCAATCACGACCAAACTGATGGTCACCGATCTCATTCTGATTTTAAAATAACTAACGGTTACCTTAAATTAGGCTACCAAATCAGCGACCATTTTGAAGCTGAAGCTGATTTTAGTGTGGCTGCTTTCGATGCTTCAGATCCGGGTCCAGATACACTTAATGCATCGCCCGGAGAAACGATAGATATTTTACGCGGTTACGGATCTTTCTCGCTGAGCAATAATTTTGAAAAAGCATCGGGTGCACTGAAGTTTTTCTACAACTTTGGTGAACACGAAATCACCGATGGTTTTCATTCGAACGACCACAATTACGGATTAAACCTTTATGAAACCTTCCGGCTTTTTAAAGGCAACAACCTTACCACCGGGCTCGACCTGATGAATTACGGAGGGAAAGCAGAAAATACCTTTGCAATGGGCGGACAAGGTTTGACATTTGCCGACACCACGATTACCGAACTTGGTGCCTATTTGTTTTCGCAACAAAATATTGGTGAAAAGCTAATCATTAATGCCGGTCTTCGTTACCACCATCACAGCGAATACGGTTCGGTATGGATTCCATCTATAGGATTTTCCAATTCATTCTCGCCATCAACAACCTGGAAAGGAACGATCTCTAAAGGCTTAAGAAGCCCTACAATGCGCGAACTGTTTATGTGGGGACCAAATCCTAATCTCGACCCGGAAACGATCTGGAATTACGAAACAGGTATTGTGCAAGCATTTTACGATCGTAAAATGCAGGTAGAACTTACGGCATTTTTAGTAAAAGGCGATAACCTGATTGTTAACACCGGCCAGCCAAACGGCTACCAAAATACCGGCGAGGTCTCGAATAAAGGAATTGAATTTTCGCTGGATGCGATGCCAACAAAGCAACTTGCGCTCAATGCAACCTACAGTTATACCAATATGAAGAATCCGGTTTATGCCACACCGGAACATCATCTTTTCTTAAATGCATCTTACCGTATTAAGAAACTTTTATTGGTAGCCAACATGCAGTATATTTCGGAATTAGACAACGATCCAACTGCCGTTACCAACCTTGAAAGTTACAGCTTGTTAAATGCGAAAGCCAGCTACAATCTGACAAGAAATTTAAAACTTTATGTAAGTGGTGAAAATTTGCTTAGTACAAATTATCAGGTAAATCGTTACTACACAATGCCTGAAATTACTGTATTCGGCGGATTGAATTTAATGTTCTAA
- the nikR gene encoding nickel-responsive transcriptional regulator NikR: protein MAVSRFGVSLDEELLEALDKYVEENAFANRSRAIRHLIEKNLVEEKWKCDNIVAGAVIIVFNHGKKDILRKSAEIQYKQKDFILSTQGFHLNDKNYMEIIAVKGPSRKLTEISDQLISMKGIQHGKLVMSKAE from the coding sequence ATGGCCGTTTCGAGGTTTGGCGTTTCGTTAGATGAAGAATTGCTTGAAGCACTCGACAAATACGTTGAGGAAAATGCTTTTGCGAATCGTTCGCGAGCCATTCGTCACCTAATAGAGAAGAATCTGGTGGAGGAAAAATGGAAATGCGATAACATTGTGGCCGGTGCAGTTATTATCGTTTTTAACCACGGGAAAAAGGATATACTTAGAAAGTCGGCTGAAATTCAATACAAACAGAAAGATTTTATTCTTTCCACTCAGGGCTTCCATTTAAACGACAAAAACTATATGGAAATTATTGCGGTGAAAGGTCCATCGCGAAAGCTTACAGAAATTTCAGATCAGCTTATCAGCATGAAAGGAATACAGCACGGAAAACTGGTAATGAGCAAAGCAGAATAA
- a CDS encoding OsmC family protein: MTTIKTIYLGELRTENEHLQSGNKVITDAPTDNRGKGEYFSPTDLLATALGSCIMTIMGIKARDNGIDIEGTQVDVTKIMASDPRRVAEVVVEFTFPAKNYTDEEKQLVESVAGVSPVPLSLHPDLIQTIKFNW; this comes from the coding sequence ATGACTACGATAAAAACAATCTATTTGGGCGAATTGCGTACTGAAAATGAGCACCTGCAATCGGGGAACAAAGTAATAACCGATGCCCCAACCGATAATCGCGGGAAAGGGGAGTATTTCTCGCCAACCGATCTGCTGGCAACAGCTTTGGGAAGTTGTATTATGACAATTATGGGAATTAAAGCGCGCGATAACGGTATCGACATTGAAGGAACACAAGTTGATGTGACAAAAATAATGGCTTCCGATCCGCGACGTGTAGCCGAGGTGGTTGTGGAATTTACTTTTCCGGCAAAAAACTATACCGACGAAGAAAAGCAACTGGTTGAGAGTGTTGCCGGTGTAAGTCCGGTGCCGTTAAGTTTGCACCCGGATTTGATTCAAACCATTAAGTTCAATTGGTAG
- a CDS encoding M1 family aminopeptidase, translated as MIRFANILILFCICLNAFAQEDEVFISDKIALEESRNFLLKSNFIESQNNNLTDFVYQRMEWQVDPAIRFISGKVTTYFKSKTESLASVEFDLSDSLTVDSVLVGNNSATFTHQNNKIGIELPQSLAFNQLDSVSVFYHGVPPSSGFGSFETSSHGAEFTPVLWTLSEPYGAMEWWPCKQSLTDKIDSIDVIVTSPEQYKTASNGILVSEQVTDSSRTMHWKHRFPIATYLVAIAVTNYESYSDYLVQENGDSIEILNYVYPEDLENAQSKTPVTVEIMQLYENLVGPYPFAAEKYGHAQFGWGGGMEHQTMSFMGNFGYGLIAHELAHQWFGDYITTKSWQDIWLNEGFATYLTGLSYENIETDWWPVWKQVYSDQVKQEPDGAVYVTDTTSVSRIFSSRLSYAKGAYLLHMLRWVIGDDDFFQGLKNYFADSAVANGFASSEDVIKHFELAADTSLTEFFNDWLYGEGYPVYSANFKTADEGKTMITLSQTTTHESVNFFEMPVPVRLYNSGRTDSLDVRLNHTSNQQNFIVETDFHVAELVIDPDLWLLSETDAIVGVPNIPTTQSFQIFPNPANTGITLIIPTEIQINNIRVFDMQGNEVKRIYTPETTISVADLPSGTYLLHAEHSSGVFSSKFIKH; from the coding sequence ATGATCCGATTTGCCAACATATTAATTCTGTTCTGCATTTGTTTAAATGCTTTTGCCCAGGAAGATGAAGTTTTCATTTCAGATAAAATAGCACTGGAAGAAAGCAGGAACTTTTTGTTGAAATCAAACTTTATAGAAAGCCAAAATAATAATCTCACCGACTTTGTTTACCAACGTATGGAGTGGCAGGTTGATCCGGCCATCCGATTCATTTCCGGGAAAGTAACCACGTATTTTAAAAGTAAGACTGAATCTCTGGCTTCCGTTGAATTTGATCTTTCCGATTCATTGACGGTTGACTCTGTTTTGGTTGGAAACAATAGCGCCACATTCACCCATCAGAATAATAAAATTGGGATAGAACTGCCGCAGTCTCTCGCATTCAATCAGCTTGATTCCGTTTCGGTCTTTTACCATGGTGTTCCTCCTTCATCGGGATTTGGTTCTTTTGAAACCAGTAGTCACGGTGCTGAATTCACTCCTGTTTTGTGGACACTCTCAGAGCCTTACGGAGCAATGGAGTGGTGGCCCTGCAAACAGTCGCTGACCGATAAAATAGATTCGATTGATGTAATCGTTACCTCGCCGGAGCAATACAAAACGGCCAGCAACGGAATTTTAGTTTCGGAACAGGTGACCGATTCTTCCCGAACCATGCATTGGAAACACCGTTTCCCCATTGCCACCTATTTGGTTGCCATTGCCGTTACCAATTACGAAAGCTATTCTGATTACCTGGTTCAAGAAAATGGTGACTCCATTGAAATCCTGAATTACGTGTATCCTGAAGATCTTGAAAATGCCCAAAGCAAAACCCCGGTTACCGTTGAAATAATGCAGTTGTATGAAAACCTGGTGGGACCATATCCTTTTGCTGCAGAAAAATACGGCCACGCACAGTTTGGCTGGGGAGGCGGAATGGAACATCAAACCATGAGTTTTATGGGGAATTTTGGCTACGGACTGATTGCCCACGAGCTGGCCCATCAATGGTTTGGTGATTATATTACGACTAAATCGTGGCAGGATATCTGGCTAAACGAAGGTTTTGCCACTTATTTAACCGGGCTTTCGTACGAAAACATTGAAACCGATTGGTGGCCGGTTTGGAAACAAGTGTACTCCGACCAGGTAAAACAAGAACCTGATGGCGCAGTTTATGTTACCGATACGACATCTGTGTCGCGTATTTTCAGCAGCCGCTTATCGTATGCTAAAGGAGCTTATTTGCTGCACATGTTGCGTTGGGTAATTGGTGATGATGACTTTTTTCAGGGACTTAAAAACTATTTTGCCGATTCGGCAGTTGCCAATGGCTTTGCCAGCTCTGAAGATGTAATAAAACATTTTGAATTGGCAGCAGATACCAGTTTAACAGAATTTTTTAACGACTGGCTTTATGGAGAAGGTTATCCTGTTTACTCGGCCAATTTTAAAACCGCAGACGAAGGAAAAACAATGATAACATTGAGTCAAACCACAACTCACGAATCGGTTAATTTTTTCGAGATGCCTGTGCCTGTTCGTTTGTATAATTCCGGACGAACCGACTCGCTTGATGTTCGTTTGAATCATACCTCCAATCAACAAAATTTTATTGTTGAAACCGACTTTCACGTTGCTGAGCTGGTAATCGATCCGGACCTTTGGTTATTATCCGAAACCGATGCAATTGTTGGTGTTCCCAACATCCCAACTACACAATCGTTCCAAATCTTTCCCAATCCGGCCAATACCGGAATCACTTTGATTATTCCAACTGAGATTCAAATTAACAATATCCGGGTTTTTGATATGCAGGGAAATGAGGTAAAACGCATCTACACTCCAGAAACAACCATCAGTGTCGCCGATCTTCCTTCCGGGACTTACCTGCTACACGCCGAACATTCTTCCGGGGTTTTCAGCAGTAAGTTTATTAAGCATTAA
- a CDS encoding T9SS type A sorting domain-containing protein, which produces MKKYIYILLWLLSPFCMQAQTTIVQAEYWFDGQYSTVQSSTTGGAILNHTDLINVSALVDGLHTISYRFKDNRGVWGAPLVKFFTKDSNTPGIHFITDYQYWFDADYFNMQTGTATGASFNLTTDVDVTGLINGLHTVTYRFKDSRGIWGVPLVKFFIKDNATGIHEIVKYEYWFNDDYAGKTEQPVTSTSGLNIAENLDVSALSIGIHTLSYRFQDDAGKWCAPRTWMFHNVPSEDEPEIHEVIAMEYWFNGNCSVVESSPVSSNGTFQLETTLNISSLGFGLHYVSYRFQDEAGNWSSPVSKFFTYSPEAETPEMHEIIAMEYWYDGDYSDVEKSTVSSSETFQLETTLDVSDLDNGLHYISYRFQDEAGSWSSTVSGMFVHYPVDETPELCEIVEYEYWFDGDNSNPESVSVPNQELLVINETLDIKSLGEGLHIISHRFKDKSGNWSPAVSNFFTYLEDEILPADNKVVGYRYWADDNIASATEVTLATPVKSLVLDELIDVANFPGGTPVASFQFVDEQGNWSSAVSKTISKAVQPKVVLSADDSTVCLGTPTLFAADITDADVIEWKFGDGTTSLEIMPEHIYSDAGTFEVTAIVTHTDSAKSAYDTIVGGITVYPSHNIWLGDADTIFFSSFESDNLNNAPADWIQKYEGTGTANQIVVNNPVKNGIKAFQMEGASGWASEYYRRPETMPTEVTLEAWVNCEKILSGITGSIGVGNFNVGTWGTRTSRLQFYNGKISATYSGGPTYVIMDYTPGQWYHVKMIHDLANRSYQVYINNTLVSGTSGSETTSDFPMHPTVETIDVMLCAGNSGTTKMFFDDILLSKKGNFEVCESDLPYQLGIQQLTSEGFYTETFINSYGCDSVVSFNLVINPSDSIWLADTICESDLPYEFGEQSLETAGVYTESFPTAYGCDSVVSLNLVINPSDSIWLADTICEGDLPYAFGEQSLISAGVYTEDFPTAFGCDSVVTLTLVVNDTSLTELEMSVCENDLPLIIGLDTFYNEGVYTKQLNNTMGCDSTVILSLNVLDTSLVTAELEICENLLPFTFGTQSLSAGGVYSESFVKDNGCDSTVILTLIVKDTFAVLDTVTVCESELPYNWEGDDLWTSGPYTKTLTAESGCDSIVSLTFNVLDSSLVEQEITVCESELPFTFGSQILDTCGVFTEVFDAENGCDSTVILTLNVLDSTIRNQEVTICAGDVPYSFGAQTLSSSGIFTEVFNGSNGCDSTVILNLTVNDTFRLADTVTICENDLPYTFGTQTLLADGIYTELFATTAGCDSTVVLVFAVNDTAQKTFSDTICENDLPYVFGSQSLTSSGVFTESFVAANGCDSMVALSLTVHDSYVTHIYETVSPSELPFVFGSQQLTKTGTFSNTYPTIFGCDSTITLHLVVEDNIRPTAKCNSIEVELGQDGFYSLDNFDLEAIAQGSNDDISEFEDLRITVSPTEFTCENIGVNTVTVKVKDAAGNQATCSTTITVLDQIANPRINEVDDQVMDEDSSLELLLTGISGGTACETWNVDLSASSLGTDLISELDIDHLPNDSSALLNIVLQDNQYGTDSIYISVQDSLGNSTSIGFLLTVNAVNDRPEIMQEIEDQIMTAGDSTSNTVSKIPGEYFSDLDDTTFVFSLDAENEALPGWIVIQETVEQYIYTFTPSESDTGCFNFILTIEDEAGGATYDTFRVCIDPLEVGVSILEANDFGINLYPNPTRGEVSIDLKSPPPGEIELLVTSISGSEVLRKTYKSGERINFNLSENISGTYLVILQMHNKRVVRKLILDKK; this is translated from the coding sequence ATGAAAAAATACATTTATATATTGCTTTGGCTGCTATCGCCCTTTTGCATGCAGGCACAAACTACTATTGTGCAGGCCGAATATTGGTTTGATGGGCAATACAGCACAGTACAAAGCAGCACTACAGGTGGAGCTATTTTAAATCATACCGATTTAATAAATGTTAGCGCATTAGTGGATGGCCTACATACCATAAGCTACCGTTTTAAAGACAACCGGGGAGTTTGGGGAGCACCATTGGTAAAGTTTTTTACCAAAGACAGTAATACACCGGGTATACACTTTATTACCGATTATCAATATTGGTTTGATGCCGATTATTTCAACATGCAAACCGGAACGGCAACTGGGGCAAGTTTTAATTTAACAACCGATGTTGATGTTACCGGATTAATAAACGGATTACATACCGTTACCTACCGTTTTAAAGATAGCCGTGGAATTTGGGGAGTACCCTTGGTGAAATTTTTTATAAAAGATAATGCCACAGGCATACACGAAATTGTAAAATACGAATACTGGTTTAACGACGATTATGCCGGAAAAACAGAACAACCTGTTACCTCTACTTCCGGCTTAAATATTGCCGAAAATTTGGATGTTTCAGCTTTGTCGATTGGTATACATACTTTGAGCTACCGTTTTCAGGACGATGCAGGAAAATGGTGTGCACCACGCACCTGGATGTTCCACAATGTTCCGAGCGAAGACGAGCCCGAAATACACGAAGTAATTGCCATGGAATACTGGTTTAATGGCAACTGTTCAGTAGTTGAGAGTTCTCCAGTTTCCTCAAACGGAACTTTTCAATTAGAGACCACACTTAACATTTCCAGCTTAGGATTTGGGTTGCACTATGTTAGTTATCGATTTCAGGATGAAGCCGGAAACTGGAGCTCTCCGGTATCAAAATTCTTTACGTATTCTCCGGAAGCCGAAACTCCCGAGATGCACGAAATTATCGCAATGGAATACTGGTACGATGGTGATTATTCAGACGTTGAAAAATCTACCGTATCTTCAAGTGAAACATTTCAGTTAGAAACCACACTTGATGTTTCGGACCTGGATAACGGCTTGCATTATATTAGCTATCGTTTTCAGGATGAAGCAGGAAGCTGGAGTTCAACAGTGTCGGGAATGTTTGTACACTATCCGGTAGACGAAACACCCGAATTGTGCGAAATTGTGGAGTACGAATATTGGTTTGATGGCGACAATTCAAATCCGGAAAGTGTTTCAGTGCCCAACCAGGAACTTTTGGTAATTAACGAAACACTCGACATAAAATCGTTGGGTGAAGGTTTGCATATAATTTCGCACCGTTTTAAAGACAAAAGCGGAAACTGGAGTCCGGCAGTAAGTAACTTTTTTACCTATCTAGAAGACGAAATTCTACCTGCCGACAATAAAGTTGTAGGCTACCGTTACTGGGCTGATGATAATATTGCCTCGGCAACCGAGGTAACGTTAGCAACTCCGGTAAAATCGTTGGTATTAGATGAATTAATCGATGTTGCCAACTTCCCCGGAGGAACACCGGTGGCTAGCTTTCAGTTTGTTGATGAACAAGGAAATTGGAGCAGTGCCGTTAGTAAAACCATTTCGAAAGCGGTTCAACCAAAGGTTGTTTTATCGGCTGATGATTCAACAGTTTGTTTAGGCACACCAACTCTTTTCGCTGCTGATATTACTGATGCCGATGTTATAGAATGGAAGTTTGGCGATGGAACAACTTCGTTGGAAATTATGCCCGAACACATTTATTCCGATGCCGGGACCTTCGAAGTTACTGCAATAGTTACACACACCGACAGTGCAAAATCGGCATACGATACGATTGTTGGAGGAATTACAGTTTATCCGTCGCATAACATTTGGTTGGGAGATGCTGATACAATTTTCTTCAGTTCGTTTGAAAGTGATAATTTAAATAATGCACCCGCTGACTGGATTCAAAAATACGAAGGAACTGGTACCGCAAATCAAATTGTTGTCAACAATCCGGTTAAAAACGGGATTAAAGCTTTCCAGATGGAAGGAGCCTCAGGCTGGGCTTCAGAATATTACCGAAGACCTGAAACTATGCCAACAGAAGTTACGCTTGAAGCTTGGGTAAATTGCGAAAAAATACTCTCCGGCATAACCGGAAGTATTGGAGTGGGCAATTTCAATGTTGGAACCTGGGGAACAAGAACATCGCGTTTACAGTTCTATAACGGAAAAATTTCTGCCACTTATTCCGGCGGCCCAACCTACGTAATTATGGATTATACACCCGGACAGTGGTATCACGTAAAGATGATTCATGATCTTGCCAATCGCTCGTACCAGGTTTATATCAATAATACACTAGTATCTGGCACCAGTGGAAGCGAAACAACTTCCGATTTTCCGATGCACCCAACAGTTGAAACAATTGACGTAATGCTTTGCGCCGGAAATAGCGGAACTACTAAGATGTTTTTTGATGATATCCTTCTCAGTAAAAAAGGCAATTTTGAAGTGTGTGAATCTGATTTGCCCTATCAACTTGGAATTCAGCAATTAACTTCTGAAGGATTTTATACTGAAACTTTTATAAATAGCTATGGATGCGACAGCGTAGTTTCTTTCAACCTTGTAATAAACCCATCAGACAGTATTTGGCTGGCCGATACCATTTGCGAAAGCGATTTACCATACGAATTTGGAGAACAAAGCCTTGAAACTGCAGGAGTTTATACCGAAAGTTTTCCTACTGCTTATGGTTGCGATAGCGTAGTTTCCTTAAACCTTGTAATTAATCCGTCGGATAGTATTTGGCTGGCCGACACCATTTGCGAGGGCGATTTACCGTATGCTTTTGGAGAACAAAGCCTCATTTCTGCCGGAGTTTATACCGAAGATTTTCCTACTGCTTTTGGTTGCGACAGTGTTGTTACGCTAACTCTTGTTGTTAACGACACCTCGCTAACAGAACTTGAAATGTCGGTTTGTGAAAACGATCTTCCGCTTATAATCGGGCTAGATACTTTTTATAACGAGGGCGTTTACACCAAACAGCTCAACAATACGATGGGTTGCGATAGTACCGTAATCCTGTCCCTGAATGTACTTGATACCTCGCTGGTTACTGCAGAACTCGAAATATGTGAAAATCTTTTACCCTTCACTTTTGGTACACAAAGTCTCAGTGCCGGCGGGGTTTATTCCGAAAGTTTTGTTAAGGACAATGGCTGCGACAGCACCGTAATTTTAACACTGATTGTAAAAGATACTTTTGCAGTTCTGGATACTGTAACGGTTTGCGAAAGCGAACTGCCATATAACTGGGAGGGCGATGATTTGTGGACGTCCGGACCGTATACTAAAACTCTTACGGCCGAAAGCGGATGCGACAGTATCGTTTCACTAACGTTTAACGTTTTAGACTCTTCTCTTGTTGAACAAGAAATTACAGTTTGTGAAAGTGAATTGCCTTTTACTTTTGGTTCGCAAATCCTCGATACTTGCGGGGTATTTACCGAAGTTTTTGATGCAGAGAACGGATGCGACAGTACGGTTATTCTTACACTGAATGTGCTGGATTCAACTATTCGGAATCAGGAAGTAACGATTTGTGCTGGCGACGTGCCTTATTCTTTTGGTGCACAAACGCTGTCGTCCAGCGGAATTTTTACAGAAGTATTTAATGGAAGTAATGGTTGCGACAGTACCGTAATTTTAAATTTAACGGTGAACGATACTTTCCGTTTAGCAGATACAGTTACCATTTGTGAGAATGATCTTCCTTACACTTTTGGAACTCAAACGCTGCTTGCCGACGGAATTTACACGGAACTATTTGCAACAACAGCCGGTTGCGACAGTACAGTAGTTCTTGTTTTTGCTGTTAACGATACTGCACAAAAAACCTTTTCCGATACAATTTGTGAAAACGATTTGCCATACGTTTTCGGAAGTCAGTCATTAACATCAAGTGGTGTATTTACCGAAAGTTTTGTTGCTGCCAACGGCTGCGACAGTATGGTAGCGCTCAGTTTAACGGTTCATGATAGTTATGTTACCCACATTTACGAAACAGTTAGTCCATCAGAACTTCCGTTTGTTTTTGGGTCGCAACAACTGACCAAAACGGGAACGTTCTCTAATACATATCCAACTATATTTGGTTGCGACAGCACAATTACCTTACACCTTGTGGTTGAAGATAATATTCGACCTACGGCAAAATGTAATTCTATTGAAGTGGAACTTGGTCAGGACGGTTTCTATTCACTGGATAATTTTGATCTGGAAGCTATTGCACAAGGATCAAACGATGATATCAGCGAATTTGAAGATCTCAGAATTACTGTTTCTCCAACAGAATTTACCTGCGAAAATATTGGTGTAAATACTGTTACCGTTAAAGTAAAAGATGCAGCAGGCAACCAGGCAACTTGCTCAACTACAATCACAGTCTTGGATCAAATCGCGAATCCGAGAATTAATGAAGTCGACGATCAGGTAATGGATGAAGACAGTTCCCTTGAACTGCTATTAACCGGAATATCGGGAGGAACGGCTTGCGAAACATGGAATGTCGATCTTTCGGCTTCAAGTTTGGGCACAGATTTAATCAGCGAGCTTGACATTGATCATCTGCCAAACGACAGTAGTGCATTACTGAATATTGTTCTCCAGGATAACCAATATGGTACCGATAGTATTTATATCTCAGTGCAAGATTCGCTGGGTAATTCTACCAGTATCGGTTTTCTTTTAACCGTAAATGCAGTAAACGATCGTCCTGAAATTATGCAGGAAATTGAGGATCAGATAATGACTGCTGGTGATTCGACATCCAATACCGTGAGCAAGATTCCGGGCGAATATTTTAGTGATTTAGACGACACAACGTTCGTCTTCAGCCTCGATGCCGAGAATGAGGCACTACCCGGCTGGATTGTAATTCAGGAAACCGTTGAGCAGTACATTTATACCTTTACTCCAAGCGAATCTGACACCGGATGTTTCAACTTTATACTAACAATTGAAGATGAAGCAGGAGGAGCAACATACGACACTTTCCGTGTTTGTATTGATCCGCTGGAAGTTGGTGTTTCTATTTTGGAAGCAAATGATTTCGGAATTAATCTTTACCCGAACCCAACCAGGGGCGAGGTAAGTATTGACTTGAAAAGTCCGCCTCCGGGTGAAATTGAACTACTGGTAACCAGTATTTCCGGAAGCGAAGTTCTTCGAAAAACTTATAAGAGCGGAGAACGGATTAATTTTAATTTATCAGAAAATATTAGTGGTACATACCTGGTAATTCTGCAAATGCATAATAAACGGGTTGTACGAAAACTGATACTTGATAAAAAATAA
- a CDS encoding LytTR family DNA-binding domain-containing protein — translation MKAVIVEDEKLSVLNLKEILQEYAPDIEIVDICYSGREAIEKLPQLTFDLVFLDIQFNDDFDAFEMLKAWKWDKLQIIFVTSYNDFALKAFKFNAIDYVTKPIDKDDLLLAIEKAKSKIFRKEELEQLLQTINAPHNKQLVIKGQNETVFLPASRVLYLKAEKEYSVIHYLDEQKQVKELFTSRHLGYWENEFHEFPFLRIHKSFLVNMEHIVSFGGRNLKLSSGTRLEVARDRRKEIEMKILSYKTQV, via the coding sequence ATGAAAGCAGTAATTGTTGAAGATGAAAAACTTTCGGTACTGAATTTAAAAGAAATTCTACAGGAATATGCGCCTGACATTGAAATTGTTGACATCTGCTATTCCGGGCGCGAAGCGATTGAAAAACTCCCTCAGCTCACTTTCGATCTCGTTTTTCTCGACATTCAGTTTAACGATGATTTTGATGCTTTCGAAATGTTGAAAGCCTGGAAATGGGATAAACTACAGATTATTTTTGTTACATCGTATAACGATTTTGCTTTAAAAGCCTTTAAATTCAATGCCATCGATTATGTTACCAAACCCATCGACAAAGACGATTTGCTGCTGGCCATTGAAAAAGCAAAAAGTAAAATATTCCGCAAAGAAGAACTGGAACAATTACTGCAAACCATTAACGCACCGCACAATAAACAACTGGTTATAAAGGGCCAAAACGAAACTGTATTTTTACCGGCCTCGCGGGTTTTGTATTTAAAAGCGGAAAAAGAATATTCTGTAATCCATTACCTCGATGAACAAAAGCAGGTTAAAGAGTTGTTTACCTCTCGTCATCTTGGTTATTGGGAGAATGAATTTCACGAATTTCCGTTTCTGAGGATTCACAAGTCGTTCCTGGTAAACATGGAACACATTGTTTCGTTTGGCGGACGAAATTTAAAACTTAGCTCCGGAACGCGTTTGGAAGTTGCCCGCGACCGACGCAAGGAAATTGAGATGAAAATTCTAAGCTATAAAACCCAGGTTTAA